The Mangrovimonas cancribranchiae nucleotide sequence AGTTGTTGTTTACACTATAAACCTAATAATATTAAACTATATAGTTGTCTTTTTGATGATTTTACGTTGAATTTTTCACAAAAACCTAATAAAATTAAAATAAATTATTGCTTTTATAAAAAAACGCTAATTCACTAGAAATTATTCATCTTTCCAATTTAATCTATCCATTTGATTGTATGGCCAAGGCGCACCATTATTTTCAATATTTGTCATCATATTATTTAATTCCATTGGCGCAGCACTTTGCTCCATAACTAAATAACGTCTCATTTCTACAATAATTGATAATGGGTCGATACTTACTGGACAAGCCTCTACACAAGCATTACACGTGGTACATGCCCAAAGCTCTTCGTTTGATATGTAATCGCCTAATAATTGTTTGCCATCATCTTTAAATTCTCCATTATTAGCGTCTATATTTTTTCCAACTTCCTCCAAACGATCTCTAGTATCCATCATTATCTTTCTTGGAGATAGTTTTTTTCCGGTTTGATTGGCTGGGCACTCGCTAGTACATCGCCCGCATTCTGTACAGGTGTATGCATTTAACAATTGCACCCAACTTAAGTCTGTAACATCGCTAGCACCAAATTTTTCAGGAACATCTCCTGCTTCGTCTTCCGCAGGTGCAGCAAATGGATCGGCGTTGGGATCCATCATCATTTTTACTTCGTTAGTTACCGATTCTAAGTTGTTTAACTGTCCTTTTGGTTTAACTTTCCCGTAGTATGTATTAGGAAATGCTAATAGAATATGTAAATGCTTAGAGAAATACAAATAATTTAAAAATACTAAGATACCTAAAATATGTAACCACCATGCTGAACGCTCTATAATATGTAAAGTATTCTCTGAAACACCACTAAACCAAGGAGCGATATACTGACTAATTATATTTCCTGATTCCATGTTTTGAAAAGGAACATCGGTAGCATTCATTATGAGGAACAATGCCATAAGTACCATTTCAAAATACAAAATGAAATTTCCATCGTTTTTTGGCCAATTGGTCATTTCTGGTTTCCAAAAACGCTGAAGTTTTATAATGTTTCTTCTTATCCAAAAAACAATTACTGCTACAAAAACTAATAGTGCTAGAACCTCAAAAGAACCTATTAAAACCCCATAAAAGCTTCCTAAAGATGAAAAGATACGATGCGTTCCAAACAAGCCGTCAATAATGATTTCAAGAACTTCTATGTTTATGATTACAAAGCCAATATATACGATTACATGAAGTATTCCTGCAACTGGACGACGCACCATTTTACTTTGTCCTAAAGCAATTCGCATCATGTTTTGCCAACGTTGCTTTTTATGATTACTTACATCGACATCTTTTCCTAACTTAATGTTTCTAATTAGTTTTTTTACATTTTTAGCAAAGTAGCCTATTCCAGCTATTAATGCGATTGCAAAAAGTATATTTGGTAAATATTCCATATAATGATTGGTTATTGCCTTTCGTTTTCAGGTTTTACGTAGTCTTCTTTATTTTTTCCACCAAAGACTGAGACGTTAATATAACGTTTTGGATTTAATTTTACATCTTGTAATAAGTCTTTTAACTGCATTGAAGCAACTTCTAGATTATGATATAGTTTGTCATCTTTCATTAATTTACCTAAAGTACCTTCACCATTATCTATAGATGCCAACACGGTATTTAAGCTATTTAATGTCTCGTCTAGATTTTGAACAGTTTTAGAAATTTCAACCTGTTTTAAATCGTTTGATAGAACGGCTAAATCTTGACTTATTTTATTAAAGTTGCTTATTAAAGCTGTTAAACTGTCGTCGTTCTTTTTTACTAGTGAATTTACAGAATAGGACAACGACTTAAACGATATTAATGTTTCGTTTAACTCTTTAATAGCATGTTTTAAGCCTGCTTTGGTATCATCTTCAACTAGCGTATTTAGGTTATACATTAATGAATCGGCCGATTTTAAGGTGTTATCCAAACCAGAACTTAGCCCTGAAAAATTGCTTGATAAACTTTTAATTAAACCTTCTTCGACTTCCGATTGTAAGACGTCGCCATCTTTAGCTATTGGCCCGCCATCTTCTGCAAGAATAATAGCCATGCCATTTTCGCCTAAAAGCCCGAGTTCGTATAATCGCATTTTACTATTTTTAGAGAACTTTAGCTCGTTATCTACAGTAAAAGACACACGGGTTTTTCCTGTTTTAAAATCGTAAACAATATCTTTTATTTTACCAACAGTATTTCCTTTAATGGTAACAGGTGAAGATGATGTTAGGGCGTTGTAATCGAATTCTGTATAAAAGGTTTGAGAAGATTCGAATAAATCGTTCCCTTTTAAATAGTTAAACCCGAAGATAAAAAGAGCTACTCCAAGGACAACTAATATGGCGGTTTTAACTTCTCTAGATAATTTCAAAGTAAATTTGTTTGGTTATGAAACAAAATTAGAAATAAATTTTAAGAACTGTCTAATTTGCTTTAGAATTTAAGGCTTCTTCTAAGGTTATTTGCTGACCATCTTTAAAAGCCACTATAAAACTAGAGTTATACCCTTTTGATTTTGCTGTTTGTTGTTGTTGCTTAACTTTTGTGTAATTAGAGGTATACCCGTAATAATATTTATAAAGTCCGTTAATCTTTTCTCTTGATACATCATCTAATCCTTTAAAGTTATATGGTTTGGGCTCTAGTTTTTTAGAGCTTGCCGCTATTTGAACTTTAAATACAATATTGTTATAAATATCTTCAGTACCAACATTAGAGTTATTGTTTTCAGTATTCCCTCCTATTAAAACTGTATCACCAACATTCATATCTAATGTTTTCTTATAGTTAAGTATAGCTTTAACTATAGCATTTGAAATCTCACCTTGTCCCTTTTTAGAGTTTAAGTATTTTCCTTCACTATGATTAGTGATAAACCCTGTTTCAATTAACACGCTTGGCATGTATGTGGCTCTTAATACAAGTAAGCTAATCTGTTTTACGCCACGACTTTTTCTTTTCAAATCTTTTTTAAAGTTAGTTTCAATAAAATTGGCTAACATAATACTCTGCTCAACGTATTCTTCTTGCATTAAGGTTAAGCCAATAAATGAATCTGGTGAGTTTGGATCAAACCCTTCATAATGCTTTTCATAATTATCCTCAAGGTAAATTACTTCATTTTCTGCTTTTGCCACATTAAAATTACGTTCTGTATTTCCTACTCCTAACACATAAGTTTCTGTTCCATACGCCTGAGAATTATGGGCGTTACAATGAATGGATATAAATAAATCGGCATCGGCTTTGTTCGCTATGGAAGCTCGTTCATGTAGTTCTAAAAAAACGTCGGTTTTTCTGGTGTAAATAACTTCAAAATTAGGGTTACTCTCTACTGCTTTTCCCACTTTAAGAACAACATCTAGAGCAATGTCTTTTTCTTTCCAGCCATAACTTGTTGGTCTACCGGGATCCTTCCCACCATGACCTGCATCTAAAACAACAACAAACTTATCTGTTTTGGTTTGGGCCAAGCTACTGGTATTGTAAAAAAAAGTTAAGATTACTACAGTTAATACTAAAAGAAATTTATTATACGTTTTCATAAAGGTTATAACAACTTTAATGGTAGTTTATTTTAATATTCAAAAAAATGTGAATATTAATTTAATCACAAAAAATATATGTAATTTTGGCAATTCAAAAACCGAGCCATACTTTTACAAAAATACATTTAAAAGCGTTGCGTACAAACTACTTCAATATACTTTTTGCCTTAAGTTTTACCGTGTTTATTAACACTTTTTGCTTGGCACAGGATATTCCTAAAAAAGGCGGACAAGTTGAAGCCGAAGTAGAACAAGAATCTGATAGCCTAAACTTAAAAATTGGAGATTTAACCGAAATTGAAGCTAGCGAGGCTACTCAAGACACTGTACAACAAGACTCTACAAAAACTAAAAAAGAATTTCTTACAGGTGAAATAACCTATAAAGCACAGGATTCTAATTATTTTGATGTTAAAGAACAAAAAGTATATCTATACAATAATGCCGAAGTGTATTATGAAGATATGGAGCTAAAAGCTGGTATAATTGTTATCGATTATGGCAAAAATGAAGTTTACGCCGGACGATTAAAAGACTCTTTAGGAGAATATACGCAACATCCTATTTTTAAACAAGGTGAAAATGTTGTGGAACCAGACTCTATAAGGTTTAACACAAAAACTGAAAAAGCCTTAGTATTTAATTCCAAAACCGAACAGCAAGGCATGAATATTCATGCACCTATTACAAAAAAAGAGAACGATTCGGTTATTTTCTTGTATAAAGGACGCTTCACCACCTCAAAAAACATTGAAAACCCAGAATATTATTTTCAATCCAACAAAATAAAGTTAGTTCCTAAGAAAAAAATTGTTGTAGGTCCTACAAACATGGTTATTGCCGATGTACCCACGCCTGTTGGACTTCCATTTGGCTTTTTTCCACTAACAGACAAGCATACGTCGGGTGTTATTATTCCTAGCTTTGGTGAACAAAACGATCGTGGTTACTTTTTACAAAATGGCGGGTACTATTTTGCTATTAACGATTATGTGGATTTAGCTGTTTTAGGAGATTATTATACCAATGGAAGTTACGGCCTACGTATGGAAAGTAATTACGCCAAACGCTACAGGTTTTCAGGGAATTTAGGGTTTCGTTATGAAAATTTAATAACCAGTGAACGTGGTTTTCCCGATTATGCTAGAAATACCATTTATAATATAAGGTGGTCGCATTCGCAAGACTCAAAAGCAAGTCCAAACTCAAGGTTTTCGGCTTCGGTAAACTTAGGTAGTAGCAGGTATTACAGGTCATCTTTAAACCAAGTAAACTCTCCTAGTTTCTTAAATAACAACATGTCGTCTTCGGTATCATACTCTAAAACGTTTCCAGGAGAACCTCAAGTTAATGCCAGTATTACTGCTACACACTCGCAAAATACCAATACCGAATCGGTTAACATGACGCTTCCTACCTTACAAGCCAGCGTAAGTAGGATTTTTCCGTTTGCACCAAAAAACGGTACCAAAAAAGGCATCATTCAAAATATTAACTTTCAATATAATTTAAGAGCCGAAAATCGCATTCAAACAACCGATTCGCTTTTCTTTAAAAAAGAAATGTGGGACGATGCTAGAAACGGTATTAAGCACAGCATTCCTTTAAGCACCAATTTTAAAGTTTTTAAATATTTAAGTTTAAGTGCTAGTACAAATTTTGAAGAAAATTGGGTGTTTAGAACGGTGAGAAAATATTACGACACAACTTTAGAAGAAGATGTTGAAGTAGAAGAGAACGGATTTGATTCGTTTAGAACCTATAACTTTAGTACTAGTTTAGGAACTACGCTTTATGGAATGTTCAACTTTGAAAAAGAAGGTGAAGACAAAAAAATTAAAGCCATAAGGCATGTTATGCGACCTTCTATAAGTTATAGCATAAACCCATCTTTTAATCAATATTACGACACTTACGAAGTTATAGATGCCGACGGCCTAACAACCACAGAAGAATATTCACGCTTTGAAAACAGCATTTTCGGAAGTCCAAATAACCGCTATTCAAGCTCGGTAGGTATTGCTTTATCTAATAATATTGAAGCTAAAGTTCGCGATAGAGATTCTACAGCAACCGAAGCTAAAAAAATAAAGCTACTAGATAACCTTAATTTTTCTACGAGCTACAATCTTGCTGCCGATTCTATTAAATGGCAGCCAGTACGTGTAAGTGGTAGCACACAAATTTTAGACAACAAAATGAGCATCAACTTTGGCGCCACTTTAGATCCTTATGCGTTAGACAATAACAACAGAAAAATAGACACATGGAATGTTAACAATGGTGGTAGCCTTTTTAGGTTAACAAGTGCCAACCTTACTATGAACTATTCGCTTTCTAATACCATGTTTGATGGTAGCCAAAACGAGCGCTCTAAACAGGAAAACTTACGTAGCGGTGGTCGTGCCGACGATCTTTTTGGTCGTGCACAAGACTTTGCAGACCAAACCTATTACGATGAAGATGATGAAGACGACGAAGAAGAAAAACCATCAGAACTTTACAGTTATAAAATCCCGTGGAACTTACGTTTAGCCTATGCTGTAAATTATAACAACTCAGCAAGACAAAATGAAATATCGTCTCACTCTTTAATGTTTTCAGGAGATGTTGAACTTTCACCAAGATGGTCCGTAGGTGCATCTTCAGGTTACGATTTTAAAAATAAAGGATTCACATACACACAACTTAGGTTTGAACGCGATTTATTAAGTTGGCGTATGAGTTTTAACTGGGTACCTTTTAGCACCAGAAGTTCCTGGTATTTCTTTATTGGCATTAAAGCGAATATGCTAAAAGACATTAAGTACGATAAACGTCGTCAGCCAGACCAACAATTATAATACATTATGAAACGCATCATTACAACACCAGACGCTCCTGCTCCAATTGGCCCATATAACCAAGCAACTTTAGTGAATAATATTCTTTATACTTCCGGACAAATTGCTATAAATCCTAAAAATGGTGAGTTAATTACTGAAGATATAGAAGCCGAAACACAGCAAGTCATGCAAAACTTAAAAGCTGTATTGGCCGCAGTAGATATGACTTTCGAAGATGTCTTTAAAGCGACTATATTTGTTAGCGATATGCATAATTTTAGCAAAATTAATGCGATTTATGGGCGTTACTTTAACGAATCTACTGCACCAGCTAGAGAAACTGTAGAAGTAGCCAACCTTCCCAAATTTGTGAATGTAGAAATTAGTGTTATGGCTACTAAAGACTAACCCTTTTCTGTTGGTTAGTTGTTAATAACTCAATCTTATTTTTTTGTGGGCTTTTTAGGTGAAGTTTGTACATTTAAACGTTACCAAAAAAAAGAACCATGCGTATTGAACAAGACATGAAACTTGGGTTTAAAGATGTTATGATTAGACCCAAACGATCTACATTAAAAAGTCGCTCACAAGTAAGCTTAGAAAGAGAATTCACCTTCCTAAATAGCTATACTACTTGGAAAGGCATTCCTATAATAGCCGCTAATATGGATACGGTTGGTACTTTTGACATGGCTAAAGCACTACATAACAAATCTTTATTTACAGCAATACACAAACACTACACACTTAACGATTGGGAAACATTTTCTAAGGAGACTCCTGAAAATATAGCAAAATCGCTAGCTATAAGTACAGGAACAGGCTCTAAAGATGCCGATAAACTTAAAGTTTTATTAAACAAACACCCGCAATACCAATTCATCTGTATTGATGTTGCCAATGGATATTCTGAGCATTTTGTCGAATTTGTAAAACAAACCAGAGAAACCTACCCTAATAAAGTCATTATTGCTGGAAATGTAGTTACAGGTGAAATGGTTGAAGAACTTTTATTAGCTGGCGCCGATATTATAAAAGTTGGCATTGGTCCAGGAAGCGTTTGCACTACACGTGTTAAAACTGGTGTTGGGTACCCGCAATTATCTGCTATTATAGAATGTGCCGATGCAGCTCATGGTCTTGGTGGCCAAATTATAAGTGATGGCGGTTGCACCACTCCAGGCGATATTGCCAAAGCATTTGGTGCTGGAGCCGATTTTGTTATGTTAGGCGGAATGCTTGCTGGTCATGATGAAAGCGGTGGTAATCTTATAGAACGAAATGGTGAATATTACAAACAATTTTACGGCATGAGTAGCACAACAGCCATGAAGAAGCACGTTGGCGGTGTTGCAAATTACCGCGCTAGTGAAGGCAAAACTGTTGAGGTTCCTTATCGTGGTCCTGTTGAGGATACGTTACAAGATATTTTAGGCGGATTACGTAGTACCTGCACATACGTTGGCGCCCAACGTTTAAAAGAGTTAACTAAACGTACCACTTTTATACGTGTTGCCGAACAAGAAAATCAGGTTTATAAGTAATAAAAGAATTTATAGTTTTGAGGTATGAAATTTAACTAAGCCTTCTATTGGGCGACGCTCGAAGTTCCCTACCTTAAAATTCATTTCGTTAGCAACCTCTTTAATTTCATCTTGAGTAAAAAACGCAACAGAACCTGCAAAGTGAACAGGAACAGTTTTAACTTCTTCTTTAAATTGCAAAATCATATTTTTTGCAAATAATCGAAGCCCTCTTTTAATTAACTCCTTCATGTATTTAGATTCCTTATTAAGGATCATAAATTCTGCAAAACCCGCTAAATAAGCATTTGGGTTGGGTTGTTTATAAAGATTATATTTTATAAAATCTGCATCTAAATTATATTTATGTTCAAATGCAATTTTTATATCTTCTGGCATGTGATTAAAATAATAATCACGTATTAGTTCTTTGCCAAAATAGTTTCCACTAGCATCATCCATTAAAGAGTATCCCAATGATTTTACACGTTGATGCAAGGTTACGCCATCATAATAACTACAATTAGACCCTGTACCCATAATACAAACCACTGCAGCTTGGGCTGGTGTATTAATTGTTGCTCTTACGGCTGCCATAGTATCTTCTTCCACTTCAATATGTGCTGAAATAAAAATTTCGGAAAGCACGTCTTTTAAGGCTTGTTTAGGCTGCTCTGTTCCGCAACCTGCACCATAAAAATAAAGATGTGAAACTTCATTTTTATAGCTTATAAGTTCTTTGCTTTCAAGAATTCTTATTCTAAGCTCTGTTTGCTCTAAAATGGCTGGATTTAATCCCTTTGTTCTTATTTTCTCTGAGAGTTGCTTGCCATTTTCATCAACAGGCATCCAGTCGCATTTTGTCGAACCGCTATCAACAATTAAAATCATAGGTGATAAATAAAAAAACACCTGCAAAAATTTTGATGTCTTGCAGGTGCTGAATAATGTTATAAGTTATTTACGTGTAGCGCAAGGTCTACTAGTTTGTTTGAATATCCAAACTCGTTATCGTACCAAGATACAATTTTATAAAATTTTGAACTTAATTCGATACCCGCTTCTGCATCAAAAATACTTGTACGCGCATCGCTAACAAAATCTTGAGATACTACGGCTTCGTCTGTATACCCTAATACGCCACTTAATTCGTTTTCTGAGGCTTTTTTAAAGGCTTCTTTTATCTTATCGTAAGAGGTTTCTTTTTCTAATCTTACGGTAAGATCTACCACTGAAACATCAGCAGTAGGAACACGAAACGCCATTCCTGTAAGCTTTCCGTTTAATTCAGGAATTACTTTACCAACAGCTTTAGCAGCTCCTGTGGATGTAGGAATAATATTAGTTAGGGCTGAACGTCCTAATCGGTAGTTCTTTTTAGAAGGTGAATCTACAGTATATTGTGTAGATGTTGCAGCATGAATGGTTGTCATTAAAGCTTCATCTATACCAAAATTATCATCTAAAACTTTGGCGATAGGTGCTAAACAGTTTGTAGTACATGAAGCGTTTGATACAATAGTATCTGTTGCCTTAGCTTCGTTATGGTTTACGCCCATAACAAACATTGGCGCATCTTTACTTGGTGCAGAAATAACTACTTTTTTAGCCCCTGCATCTATATGATATTGCGCTGTTTCTAAAGTAGTGAAAATACCTGTACATTCTGCTACAATATCTACTCCAGCTTCATTCCATTTAAGGTCTTTTGGATCTCTTTCTGCTGTTACACGAATAGTTTTTCCATTTACGATTAAGTTTCCATCTTTAACTTCAATGGTTCCATCGAATTTTCCATGAACAGAATCATACTCTAATAAGTATGCTAAGTGATTTACATCTAATAAATCGTTAATAGCTACCACATCGACATTTGGCCTGTTTACAGTGGCTCTAAATACTATTCTTCCAATTCTTCCGAATCCGTTAATTCCTAATTTAAGTGTTGACATAATTATATTAATGTTTGTTTATGTGGTCATGATATCTGACACACGAAGTAATTCTAAATTAATTTTTGATTGCCCTTTTATGGCATTTTCAAGTGGTGTTAAAGCCATTGTATCGTTAAGTAAACCTACCATAAAATTGCTTTTACCCTCTAATATACTTTCTACGGCTTTCACCCCCATTCTACTAGCTAAAACTCTATCGAAACAAGATGGTGAACCACCACGTTGCATATGACCTAATACTGAAACTCGCACTTCATATTCGGCTAAATTTTCATCGACGTAATCTTTAAGTTCGAACACGTTTTTACCTATTTTATCGCCTTCGGCAACAACAACAATACTAGAAGATTTACCTGATTGCTTGCTTCGTCTTAGAGACTCCAATAATCTATCTAGCCCTAAATCTTCTTCAGGGATTAAAATTTCTTCTGCTCCAGCTCCTACTCCTGTATTTAAAGCTATATGACCAACATCGCGTCCCATGACTTCCACAAAAAACAATCGGTTATGCGAGCTTGCTGTATCTCTAATTTTATCAATCGCTTCAACAACTGTGTTTAATGCTGTGTCGTAGCCTAAAGTATGAGACGTTCCATAAATATCGTTATCTATTGTTCCTGGAATTCCCATAACAGGAAAATCGTATTCACTGTTAAATACCATAGCTCCTGTAAAGGTTCCATCACCACCTATGGCAACTAAAGCATCTACTTTAGCTTCTTTTAATTGATCGAAAGCTTTTTTACGTCCTTCGGGTGTTCTAAATTCATCAGATCGTGCTGATTTTAAAACTGTACCTCCTTTGTTGATAATACCTTTTACACTTCGGGCATCCATTTCTTTAAAATCGCCTTCTATCATTCCTTGATAACCACGATATATACCAACGCATTCTATTTTATGATAAGCACAAGTTCTAACCACCGACCTAATGGCAGCATTCATTCCTGGGGCATCGCCACCAGATGTTAGAACGGCTATTTTATTTATAGTTTTTGACATTTATTGGAATTTATATGGTAAAACTATAAAAGAAAATGAATATTCTATATGGTATTTTGATTATTTTAAGAGGGGAGTAAAAATTCAAACGTTTTCGTTAATAAAAAAGCTAAAATCATGTATTTTTTTACTGTTTTAAACGAAAAAAATAAGGATTAATCAGAATCTGATTTTTTAAAACCAACGTAAGAAGGCAACATGTTATCGTCGTTTTTTGTTTTATCTTCTTCTGGTTTTTCTTTTGGTGTATTAACGTTGCCTTTAAAGATTTTTTGAAGAAGCTCTTTAAAAGTATCGAAATCTACAGAGTACGAAATTCCGACTCCTTGTGTGTAGCCTATTTCTTCACCTAAATTTCTTATACTATTTTCTCTATTAAATACTTTTGCGGTTAATGTTCCTTCTTTATTTAATAGAAAATCTACTTGAACATCGCCTGCAATAACAGTTTCGCTAACACCACCAACGGGAACTCCTACTTTACTGTTAAGCATAATCCTGTCGCTTATATTGGTTTGCAATGTTACCCCTAACCTATCATCGGTTTGATATTCTGGTGTGTTTTCGCCTGCTTCGTAATTA carries:
- a CDS encoding Rid family detoxifying hydrolase; its protein translation is MKRIITTPDAPAPIGPYNQATLVNNILYTSGQIAINPKNGELITEDIEAETQQVMQNLKAVLAAVDMTFEDVFKATIFVSDMHNFSKINAIYGRYFNESTAPARETVEVANLPKFVNVEISVMATKD
- a CDS encoding putative LPS assembly protein LptD, encoding MAIQKPSHTFTKIHLKALRTNYFNILFALSFTVFINTFCLAQDIPKKGGQVEAEVEQESDSLNLKIGDLTEIEASEATQDTVQQDSTKTKKEFLTGEITYKAQDSNYFDVKEQKVYLYNNAEVYYEDMELKAGIIVIDYGKNEVYAGRLKDSLGEYTQHPIFKQGENVVEPDSIRFNTKTEKALVFNSKTEQQGMNIHAPITKKENDSVIFLYKGRFTTSKNIENPEYYFQSNKIKLVPKKKIVVGPTNMVIADVPTPVGLPFGFFPLTDKHTSGVIIPSFGEQNDRGYFLQNGGYYFAINDYVDLAVLGDYYTNGSYGLRMESNYAKRYRFSGNLGFRYENLITSERGFPDYARNTIYNIRWSHSQDSKASPNSRFSASVNLGSSRYYRSSLNQVNSPSFLNNNMSSSVSYSKTFPGEPQVNASITATHSQNTNTESVNMTLPTLQASVSRIFPFAPKNGTKKGIIQNINFQYNLRAENRIQTTDSLFFKKEMWDDARNGIKHSIPLSTNFKVFKYLSLSASTNFEENWVFRTVRKYYDTTLEEDVEVEENGFDSFRTYNFSTSLGTTLYGMFNFEKEGEDKKIKAIRHVMRPSISYSINPSFNQYYDTYEVIDADGLTTTEEYSRFENSIFGSPNNRYSSSVGIALSNNIEAKVRDRDSTATEAKKIKLLDNLNFSTSYNLAADSIKWQPVRVSGSTQILDNKMSINFGATLDPYALDNNNRKIDTWNVNNGGSLFRLTSANLTMNYSLSNTMFDGSQNERSKQENLRSGGRADDLFGRAQDFADQTYYDEDDEDDEEEKPSELYSYKIPWNLRLAYAVNYNNSARQNEISSHSLMFSGDVELSPRWSVGASSGYDFKNKGFTYTQLRFERDLLSWRMSFNWVPFSTRSSWYFFIGIKANMLKDIKYDKRRQPDQQL
- a CDS encoding N-acetylglucosamine kinase, which encodes MILIVDSGSTKCDWMPVDENGKQLSEKIRTKGLNPAILEQTELRIRILESKELISYKNEVSHLYFYGAGCGTEQPKQALKDVLSEIFISAHIEVEEDTMAAVRATINTPAQAAVVCIMGTGSNCSYYDGVTLHQRVKSLGYSLMDDASGNYFGKELIRDYYFNHMPEDIKIAFEHKYNLDADFIKYNLYKQPNPNAYLAGFAEFMILNKESKYMKELIKRGLRLFAKNMILQFKEEVKTVPVHFAGSVAFFTQDEIKEVANEMNFKVGNFERRPIEGLVKFHTSKL
- a CDS encoding N-acetylmuramoyl-L-alanine amidase encodes the protein MKTYNKFLLVLTVVILTFFYNTSSLAQTKTDKFVVVLDAGHGGKDPGRPTSYGWKEKDIALDVVLKVGKAVESNPNFEVIYTRKTDVFLELHERASIANKADADLFISIHCNAHNSQAYGTETYVLGVGNTERNFNVAKAENEVIYLEDNYEKHYEGFDPNSPDSFIGLTLMQEEYVEQSIMLANFIETNFKKDLKRKSRGVKQISLLVLRATYMPSVLIETGFITNHSEGKYLNSKKGQGEISNAIVKAILNYKKTLDMNVGDTVLIGGNTENNNSNVGTEDIYNNIVFKVQIAASSKKLEPKPYNFKGLDDVSREKINGLYKYYYGYTSNYTKVKQQQQTAKSKGYNSSFIVAFKDGQQITLEEALNSKAN
- a CDS encoding MlaD family protein; the protein is MKLSREVKTAILVVLGVALFIFGFNYLKGNDLFESSQTFYTEFDYNALTSSSPVTIKGNTVGKIKDIVYDFKTGKTRVSFTVDNELKFSKNSKMRLYELGLLGENGMAIILAEDGGPIAKDGDVLQSEVEEGLIKSLSSNFSGLSSGLDNTLKSADSLMYNLNTLVEDDTKAGLKHAIKELNETLISFKSLSYSVNSLVKKNDDSLTALISNFNKISQDLAVLSNDLKQVEISKTVQNLDETLNSLNTVLASIDNGEGTLGKLMKDDKLYHNLEVASMQLKDLLQDVKLNPKRYINVSVFGGKNKEDYVKPENERQ
- the pfkA gene encoding 6-phosphofructokinase — translated: MSKTINKIAVLTSGGDAPGMNAAIRSVVRTCAYHKIECVGIYRGYQGMIEGDFKEMDARSVKGIINKGGTVLKSARSDEFRTPEGRKKAFDQLKEAKVDALVAIGGDGTFTGAMVFNSEYDFPVMGIPGTIDNDIYGTSHTLGYDTALNTVVEAIDKIRDTASSHNRLFFVEVMGRDVGHIALNTGVGAGAEEILIPEEDLGLDRLLESLRRSKQSGKSSSIVVVAEGDKIGKNVFELKDYVDENLAEYEVRVSVLGHMQRGGSPSCFDRVLASRMGVKAVESILEGKSNFMVGLLNDTMALTPLENAIKGQSKINLELLRVSDIMTT
- a CDS encoding (Fe-S)-binding protein: MEYLPNILFAIALIAGIGYFAKNVKKLIRNIKLGKDVDVSNHKKQRWQNMMRIALGQSKMVRRPVAGILHVIVYIGFVIINIEVLEIIIDGLFGTHRIFSSLGSFYGVLIGSFEVLALLVFVAVIVFWIRRNIIKLQRFWKPEMTNWPKNDGNFILYFEMVLMALFLIMNATDVPFQNMESGNIISQYIAPWFSGVSENTLHIIERSAWWLHILGILVFLNYLYFSKHLHILLAFPNTYYGKVKPKGQLNNLESVTNEVKMMMDPNADPFAAPAEDEAGDVPEKFGASDVTDLSWVQLLNAYTCTECGRCTSECPANQTGKKLSPRKIMMDTRDRLEEVGKNIDANNGEFKDDGKQLLGDYISNEELWACTTCNACVEACPVSIDPLSIIVEMRRYLVMEQSAAPMELNNMMTNIENNGAPWPYNQMDRLNWKDE
- the gap gene encoding type I glyceraldehyde-3-phosphate dehydrogenase — translated: MSTLKLGINGFGRIGRIVFRATVNRPNVDVVAINDLLDVNHLAYLLEYDSVHGKFDGTIEVKDGNLIVNGKTIRVTAERDPKDLKWNEAGVDIVAECTGIFTTLETAQYHIDAGAKKVVISAPSKDAPMFVMGVNHNEAKATDTIVSNASCTTNCLAPIAKVLDDNFGIDEALMTTIHAATSTQYTVDSPSKKNYRLGRSALTNIIPTSTGAAKAVGKVIPELNGKLTGMAFRVPTADVSVVDLTVRLEKETSYDKIKEAFKKASENELSGVLGYTDEAVVSQDFVSDARTSIFDAEAGIELSSKFYKIVSWYDNEFGYSNKLVDLALHVNNL
- a CDS encoding GMP reductase; amino-acid sequence: MRIEQDMKLGFKDVMIRPKRSTLKSRSQVSLEREFTFLNSYTTWKGIPIIAANMDTVGTFDMAKALHNKSLFTAIHKHYTLNDWETFSKETPENIAKSLAISTGTGSKDADKLKVLLNKHPQYQFICIDVANGYSEHFVEFVKQTRETYPNKVIIAGNVVTGEMVEELLLAGADIIKVGIGPGSVCTTRVKTGVGYPQLSAIIECADAAHGLGGQIISDGGCTTPGDIAKAFGAGADFVMLGGMLAGHDESGGNLIERNGEYYKQFYGMSSTTAMKKHVGGVANYRASEGKTVEVPYRGPVEDTLQDILGGLRSTCTYVGAQRLKELTKRTTFIRVAEQENQVYK